The Planctomicrobium piriforme genome includes the window GCGGCAGGTCTTTCATGGGCCGTTCATCGATGAAAATGTCGCCGCCGTCCGGGTCGTAGAAACGAGGAAGAAGATTCACGAGGGTCGACTTGCCGCAGCCGTTGGGGCCGACGATGGCCACGACTTCGCCAAACCGGACCTTCAAGTCGACGTGTTCGAGCGCCAGGCTCCGCTGTGTTTTCTGATCTTTGCCGAGGTAGCGGAACGAGACGTCGCGAAATTCGATGCTCTCGTGATGCCGAGGCATCGGCTCGGCATCCGCCGGCGAGGTGATCAGGCTCTGCTGATCGATCATCGCAAAGATGCGGTCAATCGCCGCAGTCGAACGTTTCAAACGTGGAAATACGGAAGACAGTTTGCGGCACGGATCGAGCAAGCCGGCCAGCACTGCATAGAGCAGTCCCAATTCGGCACCGTCCATGACATGCGACGTGAGCTGCACGCCCCAGATGTCGGTCTTGCCCCGCATCACGAGGTAAGCTCCGGGCACCAGCGCCATGAACATGGCGGCAATACCCAGCAATTCCAGCAGCGGCCGCGCCGCACCGTCAATCCGCACGACTTTCATCGCCTTCTTGAAGTAAACGGCATACTGCTGATCGAACAGTTTGCGATGGTGTTCGGCGTTGTGAAATCCGATGACGACCTTCAACCCATCAACGGTCTCTTCGAGCACCTTATAAATCTGAGACATGCTCTCCATCATGCGGCGGCTCGCCCGCTTCAGCATGGAACCCAGCCGGCTCAGAAACAGCCCCAGCAACGGGATGAAGATCAGCGACAGCAACGTCAGCCGCCAGTTGAAGTACAGGGCCACAAACATGCAGGCCAGGCATTTCAGCGGTTCGCGAATCATGCGTCCGCCCAGAGTCGTGATGCCGGAGGAGAGCTGTTCGGCATCGTAGGTGAAACGGGACATCAATCCGCTGGGGCCTTCGAGGCTGAGCGACTGATAGTCGAGATCCAGCACGCGCCGGAGCAGTTCCTTGCGCACGCCCATCACCGTCGCTTCAGAAACGCGTCCGATTTCGACGTCCTGCCAGTACATCAAAACGCCCTTGAGCGCAGTGGCGCCGATCAACAGCGCCAGCAGTCCGCAGAAGGCTTCAAATTCGTCAACCGGAACCCACGGCATCACCGACATCTTCAACCAGCCGAACTGGTACATCGTATTCTGACGGGTGGCGATGTCCCGCTGAATGCGTGCCGATTTCCGTAACGTCTCGACGTATTCAGCGCTGTGCTTGTCGACGGCAGCCGCATCGAACGCGGCCAGATTCCGGTCCATCTCATTCTTGCTGGCGAGCAGTTGCGTCTCTTCCTGCTCGGCGGTCTCAATTGTCTCGTTGACGTATTCGTGCAGGCTCTTGTGCTCGAGCAGCACCTTGATGATGGGGAATGCGACCGTCAGATTCGCTCCCCACAACGCCGCAATGACGATCCCCAGCACGAACGACAGACAGAGCCGTTGCCGGTAAGGACGAAGGTACGGCCAGAGACGGGGAAAGCTGTCCATGAATCGATCCGTGACGCGAGAGTGCCATCCATTTCGAGAAGCTCAGCGCGGGATTTAACTCCTTTTCGCCGCTTCATGTCCAGACGAATCGTGGCCCGGACAATTCGCAGCCGTTATGCTCCCCTGAATTCAAATTCAGACGCCCGTTTATTGATTCAATAGATCCAAATTCAATCAAATGGCTGTCAGGGGATAGGGAGTAGGGGACAGGGGACAGCAAGGAAATCACTCTTTCCCCTATTCCCTGTCCCCTACTCTCTTTGTGTTGCTGCCTTCCTCACTGCGTTTCTCCCAAATTCGGAACCGCCTCGTATGACCTCGTTTGCAAACCGCCTGCACCGCGAAATCCTGAAAAAGCAGACGCCTGCTCTCGTGGGGCTCGATCCCCGCTGGGACCAGTTGCCGCGCGAAATTCAGGAACGGGCCAGCCAGCAGGGGGGGAGCGATGCGGCCATTCATGCCAGGGCGTTCGAGGAATTCTGCCTGCGGGTGATCGACGTGGTCTCCGGACTGGTTCCGGCGGTGAAACCGCAATCGGCTTTCTTCGAAGCCTGCGGGCCAGACGGTTCACGAGTGCTGGCGAACGTCATTCAGCACGCCCGTAATGCTGGCCTGATTGTGATCTGCGATGCCAAACGGGGGGATATCGGCACCACGGCCGAGGCCTATGCAGCCGCGTATCTCGCCGGAGAAGACCCGCAAGCCGCGCCCTATGCAGCAGATGCGCTGACGATCAACCCTTACATGGGGGTCGACACGTTGCAGCCGTTCGTCTCACGGGCTGACGCCGTCGGCGCCGGGCTGTATGTGTTGGTGCGGACAAGTAATCCTGGTGCACGCGACTTTCAGGATCGGCAAACCGACGACGAAACGCTTTACACAGCCGTCGCAAGGCAGGTCGAGAACCTGTCGTTGCAGCTGGCGCGAGGAGAAACCTACGGCTCGGTCGGCGCGGTGACCGGGGCAACGTACCCGGAAGAACTGGCCGTTCTTCGCAAGGTGATGCCGCATACCCCTTTGCTGATCCCCGGTTACGGCAGCCAAGGGGGGACTTCCCAGGACGTTGCCGCTGCCTTCGACGGACGAGGACTGGGTGGCTTAGTCAACAACTCGCGCGGAATTCTGTTTGGTTTCCGAAAGGGACCACTGGCCGAAGAATTTGGCGAAGCCCGTTGGGAGGCAGCCGTGCAGGCGGCAACCGTGAAAATGATCGACGACCTCGCAGCGAATACGCCGGCCGGGAAACTCAGACAATCGTCAAAATAGGAATAATTGACAAAATCGGAACCTCTGGTATTCTGCAGCCGTCTCAGGTCACCGCCACTGCTCTCGCTGGCTTTCCTCCCTCGCCGGGAGATGTTGCCCGTGGGCCTGTCGCTGTTTTCTCCGCGTGCTGGTGAACTTTGTTCCCTGCTGTCGACCGCCTGGCAATTGCATCGCACTGGTGATTTCACCGAGGCAGACCGCCATTTCGAACAGGCACTGTCGCAGGATGACTCTGCCGACAGCCGCATCGAGTGGGGGAAATCACTGCGATACCGTGGCCAAATCGAACAGGCATTAGAGCTCTTGTCTTCCGCTTGGGAACAGGGCAAGATTCGAAACTGCACTTCGACACAGCAGTCTGTCTGTCTAGAACTTGCGGCACTCCACCGCGAACAGGGGAACACTGTTCTGCGGCATCAGTTTCACCAGCTCTCGCTGACGGCTCACCAAAATTCCGCTTCACCCGGAACGGATGCCATGCCGGAAGCCCTGCTTCTGGAGACATGTTTCACCGTAGGTGCCGCAGTTCACGGAACTTGGGCGGCTAATCAGTTCGAACGGCTATTCACGGACTCTGATGACGATTTCATCAAAGCGACGGCGGCCGAAGCATTATCCAACCATGCGTGGAACTCAGGAAGTCGCGAGAAATCACTGCAATTGGCGAAGCTGAGTTGCCTGCATTTTTGCCGGGCAGGGCACATTTCTGCGGCGCTGCGAATCTCAGAAGTCACCGCCGAGCGACTTCTCGCACTGAACCGGTGGTCAGAAGGACTGGCGACGCTGGCTGTTGCGCAACATCACGCAGAATTGCTGGGGCTTCGCACAAGAGTTGCATTCCATCGAAAACAGCGGAGTCGATTGAGGCGCGCATTAGGGCTTCAGAATCAGCAACATTTGCACAATTGAGAATGCGTTCGCAAAGTTCATTGGTCTCCAACTCATCAGTCCCGTATGATGGACGTTCCAATTCGTCTCCAATTCCAGTCGCGATTCCAATACAATCCGCCCCGCTGATGACGATGACTGAAGAGAAACCCGCGCGGTTGCTCTGAATGGATGCGCAATGCCAATGAACAGGGATGACGATTCCGTAATGATCGACGCGACGCGTCTGTTCGCCACTGGCGATCCAGGCGCGCCGTTCGCTGCGCGGAATGCCACATCGGCGCTGTACGATCGTTATCAGGACATCATCAGCAGCAAGGAAGTGACCTGGGAGATGACCTACCGCCTGTTGTCCCGGCTGGGGGCAGGGGGGCAGGGGATCGTCTTTCTCGCGGATCGATCGGGCGCTTTTGACGTCTCGTTTCCGCTGGCACTCAAGTTCTACCGCCCGGACGGTTACCCGGATATCCAGACCTACCGCCGCGAAATGTCGCGGATGGCCCGGGTCAATATGGAAACGGCGCGCATTCAGCAGGACCACCTGATCGACGTGTACAACGTCGTCGAATACCGGGGCATCCTGGTGCTGGTCTCGGAATGGGTCGACGGCTACGACCTGCGACAGCTCACCACTCCCAAGCTGCTCAAGCAAATCAAACGGGCCGTCGAGCCTGAGCGCTGGTCGTACATCAACGACGTGATCATCACCGACGCCGGTTTTCAGTCTCGGCTCATGCCAGGCGTGGCGATTGCGATTATCCGCGAATGCCTGGCCGGACTCGCCGCGTTGCATCGCCAGGGGATCATCCACGCCGACTTGAAGCCGGCGAATGTCATGGTCAAACAGACCGGCAACTGCAAAATCATCGATCTCGGCTCGGCGTTTCTGGATGACGAGTATCCGTTGCGTCCCACCTGGACGCCGCGCTACGCCGCCGTGGAAGTCCTCGAAGGAGCGCGGCACACCCCGCTGTCAGACCTCGCCAGCCTGGGCTATGTGCTGCTCGAGCTGCTGACCGGGAAATATCCGTTCGCAGGCGTCGCCGACGGTGCTGAGTTGATCGCCGTCAAACGGGACATCTGGCGACGGATTCCTGATCTGCTTCCCAAAGACGTCGCACGCAACAACACGCTGGTTCAGATGCTCTCGAAGATGATCGCGCCCGACCCGGCCGACCGCTTCGCATCTCTGGAAGAAGCCGACCTGTCGCAGAGCGGTGCTTCGGAAATCGAACGTCAGCTTGTGAAGGTCAACATGACCACCGAGGTCGAGAACGAAATGCGCATCCTGATGCAGGAGTTCTCACAGGTGTCGACGACAGACGAAGAAATCCGCCGCTTGCGGACAGGCTGAATCGGGGAAGTCGAGAGTTGAGAGACCAGAGTCCAGAGCCTGATAAAAGCTCAGGATTCAGGGAATTGATTTTCGTTCAACGCTCAGCACTGACGGCCGATTGCTGAAAGCTGATCGCCGACGGCTGACCGCTTAACTACTCCATGCCGCCGGAGAACAGATTCCACAGGTACTGGACGCCGCGGGCGATGTCTCCCAGGCGGTCGTTCCCTTCCGTCCGCTGCACATTGATCCAGCCGGTGTAGTCCATTTCGCCGAGCAGCGCCGCGACTTCGTCCCATTCAATCTCACCGCGGCCAATCGGCACCTCGCGGCCTTTTCCGCCGAGACCACGAGCGGCGTCACGGGCTTCAATGTGTCCGATGAAACGGAACAGCGTTCGCATTTCCTGGACGTAAGACTGATTGTTTAACACCCAGTCGGCCAGATCGGCATCTACGGCGACCGGGCCGGTTTTCACGTCTTCCAGCAAGCGTAAGAGGGCTTCGCCGCTGTCGCCGCTCGGCATCA containing:
- a CDS encoding serine/threonine-protein kinase, yielding MIDATRLFATGDPGAPFAARNATSALYDRYQDIISSKEVTWEMTYRLLSRLGAGGQGIVFLADRSGAFDVSFPLALKFYRPDGYPDIQTYRREMSRMARVNMETARIQQDHLIDVYNVVEYRGILVLVSEWVDGYDLRQLTTPKLLKQIKRAVEPERWSYINDVIITDAGFQSRLMPGVAIAIIRECLAGLAALHRQGIIHADLKPANVMVKQTGNCKIIDLGSAFLDDEYPLRPTWTPRYAAVEVLEGARHTPLSDLASLGYVLLELLTGKYPFAGVADGAELIAVKRDIWRRIPDLLPKDVARNNTLVQMLSKMIAPDPADRFASLEEADLSQSGASEIERQLVKVNMTTEVENEMRILMQEFSQVSTTDEEIRRLRTG
- the pyrF gene encoding orotidine-5'-phosphate decarboxylase, whose amino-acid sequence is MTSFANRLHREILKKQTPALVGLDPRWDQLPREIQERASQQGGSDAAIHARAFEEFCLRVIDVVSGLVPAVKPQSAFFEACGPDGSRVLANVIQHARNAGLIVICDAKRGDIGTTAEAYAAAYLAGEDPQAAPYAADALTINPYMGVDTLQPFVSRADAVGAGLYVLVRTSNPGARDFQDRQTDDETLYTAVARQVENLSLQLARGETYGSVGAVTGATYPEELAVLRKVMPHTPLLIPGYGSQGGTSQDVAAAFDGRGLGGLVNNSRGILFGFRKGPLAEEFGEARWEAAVQAATVKMIDDLAANTPAGKLRQSSK
- a CDS encoding ABC transporter ATP-binding protein; translation: MDSFPRLWPYLRPYRQRLCLSFVLGIVIAALWGANLTVAFPIIKVLLEHKSLHEYVNETIETAEQEETQLLASKNEMDRNLAAFDAAAVDKHSAEYVETLRKSARIQRDIATRQNTMYQFGWLKMSVMPWVPVDEFEAFCGLLALLIGATALKGVLMYWQDVEIGRVSEATVMGVRKELLRRVLDLDYQSLSLEGPSGLMSRFTYDAEQLSSGITTLGGRMIREPLKCLACMFVALYFNWRLTLLSLIFIPLLGLFLSRLGSMLKRASRRMMESMSQIYKVLEETVDGLKVVIGFHNAEHHRKLFDQQYAVYFKKAMKVVRIDGAARPLLELLGIAAMFMALVPGAYLVMRGKTDIWGVQLTSHVMDGAELGLLYAVLAGLLDPCRKLSSVFPRLKRSTAAIDRIFAMIDQQSLITSPADAEPMPRHHESIEFRDVSFRYLGKDQKTQRSLALEHVDLKVRFGEVVAIVGPNGCGKSTLVNLLPRFYDPDGGDIFIDERPMKDLPLEDLRRQVGVVMQDTVLFDGSVLDNIRYGSDSVSRAQLEEAARRAHVLPIIQSLPNGFETLIGGKGKELSGGQRQRIALARMILRDPAILVLDEATSAADAESEALIHLALKEFVKGRTTFLISHTISQSLLDFVTRIVVMEKGQIVASGSHEQLLETCPIYHRLYHSPSRQLGITAVKKAA